One segment of Argiope bruennichi chromosome 11, qqArgBrue1.1, whole genome shotgun sequence DNA contains the following:
- the LOC129957025 gene encoding histone H2A-like: MSGRGKGGKVKRKSKTRSSRVGLQSPVGRIHRLLRKGNYAERVGAGAPVYLAAVLEYLAAEVLELAGNAARDNKKTRIIPRHLQLAIRNDEELNKLLSGVTIA, encoded by the coding sequence ATGTCTGGGCGTGGCAAAGGCGGTAAAGTTAAGAGAAAGAGCAAGACTCGTTCTAGCCGAGTAGGGCTTCAATCCCCTGTCGGTCGTATCCATCGACTTCTCCGAAAAGGCAATTATGCCGAACGTGTTGGAGCTGGAGCACCAGTGTACCTGGCTGCCGTGTTAGAATACTTAGCTGCTGAAGTGTTGGAGTTGGCTGGTAATGCCGCCAGAGACAACAAGAAAACTAGGATCATCCCTAGACATCTCCAACTCGCCATCCGAAACGACGAGGAGTTGAACAAACTCCTTTCCGGAGTAACTATTGCTTAG